A stretch of Apis cerana isolate GH-2021 linkage group LG1, AcerK_1.0, whole genome shotgun sequence DNA encodes these proteins:
- the LOC108002160 gene encoding dedicator of cytokinesis protein 9 isoform X2 yields MSERKFTRGLGKPGMAAQLRETVSQVVRESTVQNKPHLVEPIDFESFVLKNKTLLQNDPQRELLLYPQDDVSQVVLPRRYRTLVPTVSQTSDNEEGGENLLTKECLRSYTSNWNLIHYKYSAYSGTYLELPKIAKIEDLKDEVYEIDTEVDQVDEELTKNNGITKEGYLMKGPEIGSSDRMFANIGSKSFKRRFCHLRQEVDGTYILELFKDEKKGEAKLTIVMDFCTEVVRNSKRGRYCFELRMSGTHKSYTLAADNETDMQDWLLKLSSVLQHYKQQEEKRAASLERACNTPPPSPQPMQVYGTLKGLEQSMNPQLIKYSRETDTSIALARRENRKQLFNIYPHIPHIKQQLGNCNEQNIDPYKEQFGQRIFVKCESLKFRLQAPIDEKESLCQVEPYQTTLSLYDARNGRKLTENFHFDINHEVIQEMIKELSPVGIMTESTENVKLPNDLKNIPLDWIKYPKQAIFSISNPHPDIFLVVRIDKILQGNICQTSEPYLRATKDPRLGLKVHKQVRACCQRLGNYRMPFAWAARPLFRLYSNELDTSSDFPAIYRQEGNKIKDEELLKLLSEYRKPEKLSKLTVIPGWLKIKIESITDLSDNTLSTSLAPLKPFPLPPISEPTFEIAEFENISEKDVHPYTTYINHLYVYPQTLCFDTQKIFTRARNIACIIELRDDDSENTTPLRCIYGRPGTPLLCLRASCAVLHHNAIPSWYEEIKIRLPPKLHAKHHLLFSFYHISCDMNKKKENGVENCVGYAWSPLLHKGRLNVDMDMNVQTLPVATHLPPGYLSIQPLGLGKGNAGPEIIWVDSQRPVFTVAFQLISTVFTRDVHLHNLFAHMERILDTKLGAVPADSETCKILKAAHAVQLVTVITFLPTILNQLFTLLISTTNEEVGLYIIRVLIHFINMVHEAGRKETLQAYIKFVFVPPSQGNYILTVHEQLGKHLPTLLQLSNTDFLVVNKFMHHSSFFFEIMIKSMAQHLLSTGRIKMHRNERFSKEYHEKIRSLVEVIMPYLMNKYKEMPVETHELNKSLAQFLKRCLTFMDRGFVFYLINLYMDNFSPGDQRTLHDFKFTFLQIICSHEHYISFNLPMMQSRITSREDTESDPECDDLISEYCLSEDFCKHHFLVGLLMQEVRTSLNEILQIRKVAIATLRDLMAKHELDERYQNKGQLSRIASIYIPWLGIVLENLHRLQSIHDNSKTEIKQNGANRISTSSSFLANKDTASNVTTTGTPKSIHRLTLHLETQSPIRASMHLRDSTYFAAIAGQGLVNGYSCTSIESDTSTISGASQSNISQETTIIREPIENGTGEKKRHSRSLSVTQSSPRCDKLQSSEVKDILLCFLFVIKYLGDHQVIAWWQQCSDCEILSFFTIIEMSLHHFKYIGKRQITTNMVNNSGKPRTVKAMTLPARMAPPDFSNEGPTTSTLQPHNTTVRENLVENDSGKMHQVLLEANMATEVGLIALDCLGLFCIHFKDVLLATDGDNPIMQKVFNIYLSFLQVGQSETLLRHVFASFRAFLNNYSIILFQGNAILCGRLCYELLRCCNSKLSSIRQESCALLYLLMRSNFEFTSRKGLTRVHLQVIISVSQMLGNVIGLNNSRFQESLSLINSYASSDKVMKGTGFPVEVKDLNKRIRTVLMATAQMREHNNDPEMLVDLQHSLANSYASTPELRHTWLETMARNHARDGNFSEAAFCQLHIAALIAEYLKLRKVHTWGAEAFDKISKNISRDECSLKLDAGVQDIHYNECILLEQLEICAEMLEKAERFELLGHLYRLIVPMYEEKRNYEALANCYSHLAQACNKIVEVTKSGKRLLGRFYRVAFFGSAYFEDENGQEYIYKEPKVTSLSEISERLHHLYSEKFGSENVKMIMDSIPIDITELDPKIAYIQVTHVTPYFEKYELEIRQTEFEQNHNVLCFMFETPFTKEGKPRGSPEEQWKRRTILTTQYSFPYIKKRILVVEKRIMELSPIEVALDEMRQRVQELEDVALIGPTDVKKLQLRLQGSICVTVNAGPLAYASAFLDPALSPQYPDDKVEELKDIFREFVKICYTALQINSKLITSDQHEYQEVLRENYQKLCQNLSSLLGESIWPDEQIGNFKRNSAALFSAISGANNHTNTS; encoded by the exons ATGAGCGAAAGGAAGTTTACCCGCGGCCTGGGTAAACCGGGTATGGCCGCTCAATTACGAGAGACTGTCTCTCAGGTAGTACGTGAAAGTACGGTACAG aataaACCACATTTAGTAGAACCTATAGATTTTGAAAGTTttgtattaaagaataaaactttattacaAAATGATCCTCAGAGAGAGCTTCTATTATATCCTCAAGATGATGTTTCA caaGTGGTATTACCTAGAAGATACCGTACTCTTGTACCAACTGTATCACAAACTTCAGATAATgaggaaggaggagaaaaTCTTCTTACAAAAGAATGTTTACGAAGTTATACATCTAATTGGAATCtcatacattataaatattcagcaTATAGTGGAACTTATCTTGAATTACCTAA aatagcAAAAATAGAAGATCTGAAAGATGAAGTGTATGAAATAGATACAGAAGTAGATCAGGTTGATgag gaATTAACAAAGAATAATGGAATAACAAAAGAAGGTTATTTAATGAAAGGACCAGAAATTGGTAGCAGTGATCGTATGTTTGCAAATATTGGTTCAAAATCATTCAAAAGAAGGTTTTGTCATCTTAGACAAGAAGTTGATGGCACATATATTCTTGAACtttttaaagatgaaaaaaaaggtgAAGCCAAATTGACAATAGTAATGGATTTTTGTACTGAAGTTGTTAGGAATTCAAAACGTGGAAGATATTGTTTTGAATTAAGAATGAGCGGGACTCATAAATCATATACTTTAGCAGCAGATAATGAAACAGATATGCAGGATTGGTTACTAAAATTGAGCTCAGTATTACAACATTATAAAcaacaagaagaaaaacgtGCTGCTTCATTAGAAAGAGCATGTAATAcacctcctccttctccacaACCTATGCAg gTTTATGGAACACTCAAAGGCTTGGAGCAAAGTATGAAtccacaattaataaaatattctaggGAAACGGATACTAGTATAGCATTAGCGAGACGAGAAAATcgtaaacaattatttaatatttatcctcATATACCACATATTAAACAACAGTTGGGAAATTgtaatgaacaaaatattgatCCATACAAAGAACAATTTGGacaaagaatttttgtaaaatgtgAAAGTCTTAAATTCAGATTACAAGCACCAATAGATGAAAAGGAATCATTATGTCAAGTGGAACCTTATCAAACTACATTAAGCCTTTATGATGCAAGAAATGGTAGAAAACTaactgaaaattttcattttgatattaatcatGAAGTTATtcaagaaatgataaaagaattaagTCCTGTAGGTATCATGACGGAATCTACAGAAAATGTTAAACTACCAAATGACTTGAAAAATATACCGTTAGATTGGATTAAATATCCAAAACag GCCATATTTAGTATTAGTAATCCTCATCCTGATATATTTTTGGTTGtaagaatagataaaatattacaaggaAATATATGTCAAACTTCTGAACCATATTTAAGGGCTACAAAAGATCCACGATTAGGTTTAAAAGTACATAAACAAGTTAGAGCATGTTGCCAAAg atTGGGAAATTATAGAATGCCATTTGCTTGGGCTGCTAGGccattatttagattatatagTAATGAATTAGATACATCATCAGATTTTCCTGCAATATATAGGCAAGaagggaataaaataaaagatgaagaACTACTCAAACTTCTTTCAGAGTATAGAAA gCCTGAGAAACTTAGTAAATTGACTGTGATACCTGGttggttaaaaataaaaattgagtcAATTACAGATTTATCTGATA atacatTATCTACATCTTTAGCACCTTTAAAACCATTTCCATTACCACCAATATCTGAACCTACTTTTGAAATTgcagaatttgaaaatatttcagaaaaagaTGTTCATCCATATACAACTTATATTAATCATCTTTATGTATATCCACAAACTCTTTGCTTTGAtacacaaaaaatattcacgagAGCTAGAAACATTGCTTGCATTATTGAATTACGAGATGATGATAGTGAAAATACTACACCTTTaaga tgTATATATGGAAGACCCGGTACTCCACTTTTGTGCTTACGAGCGTCTTGTGCAGTTTTACATCATAATGCAATTCCTTCTTGGTACGAAGAAATTAAGATACGGTTACCACCGAAACTTCATGCAAAGCATCATTTacttttctccttttatcATATAAGTTGTgatatgaataagaaaaaagaaaatggtgtTGAAAATTGTGTTGGTTATGCTTGGTCTCCCTTGTTACATAAAGGAAG attaaatgTAGATATGGATATGAATGTACAAACACTACCTGTAGCGACACATTTGCCACCAGGTTATCTTTCAATACAACCTCTTGGGTTAGGCAAAGgg aATGCCGGACCGGAAATTATATGGGTTGATTCCCAACGGCCAGTatttacagtagcatttcagTTGATTTCAACAGTATTTACTCGTGATGTacatttgcataatttatttgCTCACATGGAACGTATCCTAGATACAAAATTAGGAGCAGTACCAGCAGATTCGGAAACGtgcaaaatattgaaagcTGCTCATGCTGTACAGTTAGTTACTGTTATTACATTTCTTCCtactattttaaatcaattatttactttattaatttctacaaCAAATGAAGAAGTTggtttatatatcataagagttttaatacattttataaatatggtaCATGAAGCTGGTAGAAAAGAAACACTTCAAGCTTATATCAAg ttTGTTTTTGTACCACCTTCTCAAGGAAACTATATTTTAACAGTTCATGAACAATTAGGAAAACATCTTCCTACATTATTGCAACTAAGCAATACTGATTTTTTagtagtaaataaatttatgcatcactctagttttttttttgagataatGATTAAAAGTATGGCACAGCATTTGTTATCAACAGGaagaataaaa ATGCATAGAAACGAAAGATTTTCTAAAgaatatcatgaaaaaattcGAAGTTTAGTGGAAGTTATTATGCCTTatcttatgaataaatataaagaaatgccAGTTGAAACTcatgaattgaataaaagtCTTGCACAATTCTTaaag AGATGTCTTACATTTATGGATCGTGGAtttgttttctatttaataaatttatatatggatAATTTCTCTCCTGGTGATCAACGTACATtacatgattttaaatttacatttttacaaataatctgTTCACATgaacattatatatcattcaacTTACCAATGATGCAATCACGAATTACTTCTAgag AAGATACAGAGAGTGATCCAGAATGTGATG ATTTAATAAGTGAATATTGTTTATCTGAAGATTTTTGCAAACATCATTTCTTAGTTGGACTTTTAATGCAAGAAGTTAGAACatctttaaatgaaattttgcaaattcgtAAAGTAGCAATAGCTACATTGAGAGATTTAATGGCAAAGCATGAACTTGATGAAAGATATCAAAATAAg gGTCAATTAAGTAGAATAGCATCCATTTATATACCATGGTTAGGTATTGTACTAGAAAATCTACATCGATTACAATCTATACATGACAACAGTAAAacagaaattaaacaaaatggtGCCAATAGAATATCTACTAGTAGTTCATTTTTGGCAAATAAAGATACTGCAAGTAATGTTACAACTACTGGAACTCCAAAATCAATTCATAG gctTACATTACATTTGGAGACTCAATCTCCGATAAGAGCATCTATGCATCTACGAGATTCTACATACTTCGCAGCCATAGCAGGTCAAGGTTTAGTTAATGGATATTCTTGTACTAGTATAGAATCAGATACATCAACAATATCTGGTGCTTCTCAATCTAATATATCTCAAGAAACTACTATTATTCGTGAACCAATTGAAAATGGTACTggcgaaaagaaaagacatTCTCGTTCTTTAAGTGTTACTCAATCATCACCTAGATGCGATAAATTGCAGTCATCAGaagttaaagatattttactttgttttttatttgtgataaaatatttgggTGACCATCAAGTTATTGCTTGGTGGCAACAATGCAGtgattgtgaaattttaagtttttttacaataataga aatGAGCcttcatcattttaaatatattggtaAAAGACAAATAACTACAAATATGGTAAATAATTCTGGAAAGCCTCGAACAGTGAAAGCAATGACATTACCAGCTAGAATGGCACCTCCTGATTTTTCTAATGAAGGTCCTACTACTAGTACTTTACAACCACATAATACTACTGTAAGAGAAAATCTTGTTGAAAATGATAGTGGAAAGATGCATCAAGTTTTATTAGAAGCGAATATGGCAACAGAAGTTGGTCTCATTGCATTGGATTGTTTAGgattattttgtattcattTTAAG GATGTACTTTTAGCAACAGATGGTGACAATCCCATTATGCAAAAAGTATTTAACATATACTTATCATTTTTGCAAGTTGGACAGTCTGAAACTTTATTACGTCACGTTTTTGCTAGTTTCAGagcttttttgaataattattctataattctatttcaag gCAATGCAATTTTATGTGGTCGTTTATGTTATGAATTATTGCGTTGTTGTAATAGTAAGTTAAGTTCTATCAGGCAGGAATCCTGTGCTTTACTTTATCTTCTTATGAGAAGCAATTTTGAATTCACTAGTAGAAAAGGATTAACTAGAGTTCATTTACAA gtaATAATATCTGTTTCTCAAATGCTTGGAAATGTTAttggattaaataattcaagatttcaagaatcattatcattaataaatagttatgCTTCATCCGATAAAGTGATGAAAGGCACTGGTTTTCCAGTTGAAGTTAAAGatcttaataaaagaattagaacGGTTTTAATGGCCACAGCTCAAATGAGAGAACATAACAATGATCCTGAAATGTTAGTAGATTTACAACATAGTTTAGCTAATTCTTATGCTAGTACACCTGAACTCAGACATACATGGTTAGAAACCATGGCTAGAAATCATGCAAgagatggaaatttttcagag GCTGCTTTTTGTCAATTACATATTGCTGCACTAATAgctgaatatttgaaattaagaaaagttcATACATGGGGAGCAGAAGcctttgataaaatttctaaaaatatttctagagATGAATGCAGTCTTAAACTTGATGCTG gtGTACAAGATATTCATTACAATGAATGCATACTTCTTGAACAATTGGAAATTTGTGCTGAGATGTTGGAAAAAGCAGAACGTTTTGAACTTCTCGGACATTTATACAGATTAATAGTTCCTATGTATgaagagaaacgaaattatGAAGCGTTAGCAAATTGTTATTCTCACTTGGCACAAgcatgtaataaaattgttgaagTTACAAAATCCGGAAAAAGACTTCTTGGAAGATTTTATAGAGTTGCATTTTTTGGTTCa gcaTATTTTGAGGATGAAAATGgacaagaatatatttataaagaaccTAAAGTTACATCTTTATCAGAAATTTCAGAACGTCTTCATCATTTATATTCCGAAAAATTTGGTTcggaaaatgttaaaatgataATGGATTCTATACCTATTGATATAACTGAATTAGATCCAAAAATAGCGTATATTCAAGTGACGCATGTCACaccttattttgaaaaatatgaattagaaATACGACAAACAGAATTTGAGCAGAATCATAATgtattatgttttatgtttGAAACTCCATTTACTAAAGAAGGAAAACCAAGAGGTAGTCCAGAAGAGCAATGGAAACGTAGAACAATTCTTACAA cACAATATTCTTTcccatatattaaaaaacgtaTTTTAGTAGTTGAGAAACGAATAATGGAACTGAGTCCAATTGAAGTTGCTTTAGATGAAATGCGACAACGTGTTCAAGAATTAGAAGATGTAGCTCTTATAGGCCCAAcagatgtaaaaaaattacaattaagatTACAAGGAAGTATATGTGTTACTGTCAATGCTGGACCACTTGCATATGCTTCTGCATTTTTGGATCCTGCTTTATCTCCACAATATCCAGACGATAAAgttgaagaattaaaagatatcttcag agaatttgttaaaatatgttaCACAGCTCTTCAAATAAATAGCAAACTAATTACATCTGATCAACATGAATATCAAGAAGTATTAcgtgaaaattatcaaaaactttgtcaaaatttatcttcacTACTTGGAGAATCTATTTGGCCTGATGaacaaattggaaattttaaacgtaACAGCGCTGCTTTATTTAGTGCTATCAGTGGTGCTAATAATCATACAAAtacaagttaa